The window tctatgccgcgtttatccgcgttttaccgcgattctacaagcgttttagcacttggtagaaatgcaaactgtgaccctgggcagtgatttctgcaagtacaggaagtacatacatcacTGCATACATGTgctaatgtgatcatgcaagcgtacagtgataaatgtaacagtatacacagaaaagagtgaaaagagtgcaaagtgaagcacaattaaagacaatgactacacacaagtgataatgaatgacatcatttgcaggtgtgaatagcaccaaaagcaaacacaatggcagacaatcttcacacgtgccaggcataggtgttaatttatcacagcatagtacatgtaattaatcatgcatgacacatggaatagtgacacaggacacaggcaatattgttaaaacgtttgtaaaagcctccattgaaatcaatggaagcttttttattgacaatttctagcatgcataaacgcaggaaaacgctcccattaaaatcaatggacgcgttttcccgcgatttcccgcgttttcctgcgatttaccagcgttttaattttttaaacgttgcaagcaacgtttaaaataaagctcaaaaacgtgcctgaaggaaacgtcctggtgtagattagcccattggaatgcatggggacttcaaacatgggctttaaaagcctcaggttaaacgctggggaaacagtccgtgtagactaagccaaactcctgtatccaatccaatacaaaataattacaaagtatataactggtaaattcaaactgtcattttgtattggattgaatacaaactccctatccaatccaatacaaaaaataaaataaaataaaagtaaataacttggaaattcaaatttatattttgtatttgattggatacaaacttgcgtatccaatccaatacaaaataatataaaattaatacaaagtacataactggtaaattcaaacgctcattttgtattggattgaatacaaactccagtatccaatccaatacaaaaaaataaaataaaagtaaatacattttttatattcatattatctactagaacccctgttcggacatatttctgtaagttacaggtctacaatttaaaaaaaaaaattcatgaaaaacagtggatcacttttggtacagaaatctagacctcagtgtaattaCAGGTGGTTAATACAACAGTTTATAAAggcaatgtaaatatatatacacacacacaatttaagGGGTATAAGGATATTTTTATTGAAgggattgaaaaaaatatagcaGCTTTAAGTATTTGTCCAGAAAAGGGCGAAAAACCCCCCATAAATATTATAGGGGGAGAAAATTCCCTTTTGACCCCCAAAAGGGCGATCAGACATTGTCCCTGGACAAAGAATTTATCCATGTAGTCATTGATGTGAGCTGCAGTATTTTTCTTTATAGGGGGGTGACGTATTTCTCTTATTTTTTGTCCTTAATTTCATCCTTTCAGCTTTCGACCACAGCAAGGCTGATGTCACCATCCTTTCGTCTTGATTTGAATGTTGTCTAGTTCTTCTTTTTCTGACAATATTGTCCTGGAGCCCATGCTAACTGTGTAAGTTTTTTCCCACAGTTGGACATCACAAGCGTAGTATCAGGGGATAGTTGCAACATCTGATATGCTTGTGCATTGTCCCTCATTTGATTCAGAAGTGCGTCTGCCTATATTATCTTTAAGTTTGAGTACACAACATGTACATGAaactacaataataaatataattaaagctATTACTAGCAGACGCAGAAAAAATACTAAACTCATGTTTCCAATGGGCAGTAAATCTTGCGGGTGTTGTAGATTTCTCAAACTATTATCCTCATCCAAATCATCATTCTTGCTATTTTCTGCAGAGgattcttcttctgtctttggtaatttttctttcattttatcatactgttctaaaatattttcatcaaGCTCTTCATCTAGAGCGTTAGCAAGATCTTTTCGATTGATATAATGGAAACCATTATACAAATAGTCCACGTCAGTGTTATCAGCCTTTGTTATATACCAGTGCATCATTTTCTTGTAGCATTGGTCTGTGGTCAAGATCCGATTCTTTCTAGAAGGTCTGGAGAGGTATCTCAACAAACGGTCGCATTCTTCTGTTGTTAAGGACTCCAGCATACGCTTCATAGAATGAGGACCTATATTTTCACTAATAATCTCTTTCAtatctaaagaaaaatatatagaatataggtTAGTAGGCAGTAAAGATCGGTAATCTAATGTGTATACAATTCTTCGTCTTCACCTCTGGCTAAACAATACTTTCCAGTCTTTTCTAGCAAAATGGAAGCTATACCTATAGCTTCTAGAGGTGCCAAAAGagctattttattttcatttgtgcCACTGTTACTCATACAAATGACCAGTTTTGTACACAGAACTACACACAATACAcgaggatttttgtttttttaaacacttaccTTCATCCATTTCAAGAGAGTTAAGTGAATTGCTGCCTTTCTTCATCCCCCGTGTGTTGTCATCATACATGTCTATAGCAGTGGCAGCTGTATAAATTTCTTCCAAAATTGATGGAAAATTATTAGATGGAAAATCCTGAGTTTGATCCTCAGGAGGGTTCGATACGGCAACtaaaaaagatcaaataaaaagtatggttaataaaaaagcataaattgAGCGTTGTTCTCATATTTTCATAATAGGGAGCATTTTCACTAAGACTGGTATAACTTCTAAGCACAAATGGTTCTAGACCGTGTAGCTCGGGACATAAATTCTAATTGTAAAGGTAGTTGGGGCTTACTCATCACTCATCACTCATAAACTGCTACATCTCCACAGCGAGGGCTGTAATAAAACCCTGAATGAACCCTGAATGATGGCATACACCTTTGCTACACCCAATCAGTAATAAGCAATCATCGGGACAATTAATGATGGCTATGCACATGACTATTTTATTGCCCTTTTGGAGAAAGTTTGGTATTTAAAACACAACCACTGAAAATGAGAGTTACAAGACTTAAATTGGGAGCCTTTGTGTTAGAGATGGAGCCTACTTATGTAATAAAGGATGATAAAATGGCCATACTGTTGTAATGTAGCCTTCTTATGAGCTTCCAGTGCTATTTAGTTTTTCTAAAAACTTTCCTGGTGCAGTTTTCTGCAttgcatgtttttacatatatacatacatatatcacatGTCCATGCTTTCATGCTTTTTACTCCTCAAAGTAACTTTCCAACTTAGGTCTAAATACCCAGGAAACCtgtaatgtaatacaaatataccCAGTTTACACCAGacaagatcagtgtataattgttaactccagatcaAATGACAAAAACTAAAAGGTAATGAGATACAAGAGTTATTTTGTTTCTTATGACTATAGTTTTGTTCTCTAGTCTCTACATTGCATGTGTTTTATATAGTTACAGAAATATATCACACTTTTATACTTTACTCCTTTTAAGTAATTTTTCAAACACAAATTTAAGGATcaataaaagagctttaaaataagCCCTCAAAGTCTCTCTAGCTGCTGGCACTGTGA of the Pyxicephalus adspersus chromosome 11, UCB_Pads_2.0, whole genome shotgun sequence genome contains:
- the LOC140341060 gene encoding uncharacterized protein isoform X2, coding for MKAWTCDIFAVSNPPEDQTQDFPSNNFPSILEEIYTAATAIDMYDDNTRGMKKGSNSLNSLEMDEDMKEIISENIGPHSMKRMLESLTTEECDRLLRYLSRPSRKNRILTTDQCYKKMMHWYITKADNTDVDYLYNGFHYINRKDLANALDEELDENILEQYDKMKEKLPKTEEESSAENSKNDDLDEDNSLRNLQHPQDLLPIGNMSLVFFLRLLVIALIIFIIVVSCTCCVLKLKDNIGRRTSESNEGQCTSISDVATIP
- the LOC140341060 gene encoding uncharacterized protein isoform X1, with the translated sequence MDFTLQLCFALVVLLGTIVRCSYAAPVAVSNPPEDQTQDFPSNNFPSILEEIYTAATAIDMYDDNTRGMKKGSNSLNSLEMDEDMKEIISENIGPHSMKRMLESLTTEECDRLLRYLSRPSRKNRILTTDQCYKKMMHWYITKADNTDVDYLYNGFHYINRKDLANALDEELDENILEQYDKMKEKLPKTEEESSAENSKNDDLDEDNSLRNLQHPQDLLPIGNMSLVFFLRLLVIALIIFIIVVSCTCCVLKLKDNIGRRTSESNEGQCTSISDVATIP